The following coding sequences lie in one Rutidosis leptorrhynchoides isolate AG116_Rl617_1_P2 chromosome 4, CSIRO_AGI_Rlap_v1, whole genome shotgun sequence genomic window:
- the LOC139840894 gene encoding WAT1-related protein At2g39510-like has protein sequence MTISIFIKIMVLGLLEPVIYQNLYYSGMNLTTVTFATAMCNIVPAITFVMAWILRLEKVKMESLHSQGKIIGTLVTVGGAMIMTLITGPVIQFPWTYQHTIHQQSSVNTKSSHDQIKGSLMITAGCFSWASFVIVQGTNEGLHQGYCVVPSAKRFLLTYIVIFKWNVLIFTGNKSSRNELLRSLIRARISGSWIDPYWFNGSNGSS, from the exons ATGACTATTTCCATCTTCATCAAGATTATGGTTCTGGGACTACTaga GCCTGTGATATACCAGAATTTGTACTATTCTGGAATGAATTTAACAACGGTAACCTTTGCAACGGCTATGTGTAACATCGTCCCTGCCATTACTTTTGTTATGGCTTGGATCTTAAG ACTTGAGAAGGTGAAGATGGAGAGTTTACATAGCCAAGGGAAGATCATAGGTACATTAGTGACGGTTGGGGGAGCGATGATAATGACACTAATAACGGGCCCCGTGATTCAATTTCCATGGACATATCAGCATACGATTCATCAACAATCTTCGGTTAACACCAAAAGTTCTCATGATCAGATTAAGGGATCTCTCATGATTACTGCTGGTTGCTTTTCTTGGGCTAGCTTTGTCATAGTCCAA GGGACTAATGAAGGTCTACATCAAGGTTACTGTGTGGTGCCAAGTGCAAAAAGATTC CTTCTTACTTATATAGTTATATTCAAGTGGAATGTTTTGATATTCACGGGAAACAAAAGCAGCAGAAACGAACTTCTACGTTCTTTGATACGAGCAAGGATAAGTGGCTCATGGATCGATCCATATTGGTTTAATGGGTCAAATGGTAGCAGTTGA
- the LOC139840319 gene encoding putative zinc finger protein At1g68190 produces the protein MMDRYCEFCVNLRSVVFCKADAAYLCLSCDNKVHSANPLSNRHYRTLICDICRRRPIYIHCYDHHKFMCRACNLNQHNVSSQRRKRFVNSYMGCPTACDLGVLWGIDLNKFVDGSICLNHKVDSASSPSTTPCFTDIKEVNVVQQLVDLLKIQTCDVDRSSSIIRCQEQKVDNVDDQFSLYLDHYDMCLESCSSSFSKMDHLESETDLQGDTYWQCKSPILSNQHWSQNMQDLGVCEQEPSCLDDLNMPDIDLTFKNFEELFRIDHESTRVDPVIAMKDTSITNRLTNNSQSSPKKARYTSQIIDESIGTICNHDAIISLSCGSNEHISKDTKPCQFGYRKARSNTRKRTKSQSWKFENYESVTRI, from the exons ATGATGGATAGATATTGTGAATTCTGTGTGAATTTAAGATCAGTTGTTTTCTGTAAAGCAGACGCAGCCTATCTCTGTCTTTCATGTGATAATAAGGTTCACTCAGCCAATCCTCTCTCGAATCGCCATTATAGAACCCTCATTTGTGACATTTGCAGACGACGTCCGATTTATATCCATTGTTATGATCATCACAAGTTTATGTGTCGCGCTTGTAACCTTAATCAACATAATGTTTCTTCTCAACGTAGAAAAagatttgtaaatagttacatggGCTGCCCGACAGCCTGCGATTTAGGGGTATTATGGGGAATTGACTTAAATAAGTTTGTTGATGGTAGTATCTGTCTTAACCATAAAGTTGATTCAGCTTCAAGTCCCTCAACAACCCCATGTTTCACCGATATTAAG GAAGTTAATGTTGTTCAACAACTTGTTGATTTGTTAAAGATCCAAACATGTGATGTTGATCGTAGCTCATCTATAATTCGTTGCCAAGAACAAAAAGTGGATAATGTAGATGAtcaattttctctctatcttgatCACTATGACATGTGTCTAGAATCATGTTCGTCGTCATTCTCAAAAATGGATCACTTAGAATCTGAAACCGACCTCCAAGGTGACACGTATTGGCAATGCAAAAGTCCGATTCTAAGCAACCAG CATTGGTCTCAAAATATGCAAGATCTTGGTGTATGTGAACAAGAACCGTCTTGCTTGGATGATTTAAACATGCCTGATATCGATCTCACTTTCAAAAATTTCGAAGAACTGTTTCGAATCGACCATGAGTCTACTAGAGTTGATCCAGTAATAGCCATGAAG GATACGTCTATAACTAATCGTCTAACAAATAACTCTCAATCATCTCCAAAGAAAGCACGTTATACTTCACAAATCATTGATGAAAGCATTGGTACAATATGCAATCACGATGCAATCATTTCACTCTCGTGTGGATCAAATGAGCATATTTCAAAGGATACAAAACCATGCCAGTTCGGTTACAGAAAGGCTCGATCAAACACAAGAAAAAGAACAAAATCTCAAAGTTGGAAGTTTGAGAACTATGAATCAGTGACAAGAATCTAA